The DNA window CGTGTGGCAGCAGGAGCGCGAGGGATTCGAGGGAGTCGGCGGGTTCGACGCCCGGCGCGACGTGGGCAGCCTGTTCCGCGCCCCCGCCCGCAACGTGTTCATGATCAAGGCGACGTACTGGATCGGTTGATGGATGGCGTCCGTCCCGCGTCCCCACCGGGGGCGCGGGACGGATCGCCCGGTTTTCCCGCTTTCCGGAGGACGTACGATGCTCCGCTCCCTGACGATTCTCGCCGCCGCAACCGCCCTGGGCGGCGCCCTCGCCCATGCGCTCCGCGCCGAGCCGGGTGAGCTGGATGGAGCCGTCCAGCCGCACGAGGTGCAGATCGTCGTCAGCGGGGCGGACGCCGTCTCGACGGTGCGCTACGAGGGCGGTGCGCAGGGAGCCGCGGCCGCGGAGAAGCTCATCGTGCGGCGGGTCGTCCACGAGGGTGATTCCGCTGGGGCAAAGTTGGTGCGCAGGGACTGCCGGCGCGCGAGGGAAGGGGCTCGGGATCCGCTCGCGCCGATGCTTCGGAGCTGACCCTCGCCCGGCTGGGGCGACTGAAGTCGCGGCAACGACGGCCCGAAGTCCGCCTTCGCGGACTGCAAGCGTAGTCGGGTGCGCCGGGCCGGCGGAATCGCGAGCGAATTCTCCCCTCTCCCGCTTGCGGGAGAGGGGCCGGGGGTGAGGGCAGCCGGGGGACTGCGCCGGGCTCGATCGAAACGCACTGTGGCTCGTGCGGGTCGCCTGCCGGATGCGCCGGATCCCACGCGACGCACGGCACTGGCTCCCTTCCCCCGCGCAGTTTGCGGGGGAAGGGTTGGGGATGGGGGGCGCCGCCGTCGCGCCGCCCCTATGAACCCCGGCTGATGTTCTTCCAGGGACGAGCCGTGAACCACCAGCAACTCCGGATCAACCACCCACGTCCGGTGTACCTGCGGGACGCCGTTTTCCGAATGCCTGATCGCCCTTGATGAAGACCCGGATGCCCCGCGCTTCCGCCGCCGACCAGCGGCGCCGCAGTTCCCTTCGCCGCTCGCTTGCCGCCGCGCTGCTGCTTCCCGCACTGGCGGGCGGCTTTGCGCTGCAGGCCCTGGGCGGCCGGCCCGGCGAGCAGGTGTTCCACGAGGTGATCTCGGCCCTGTCGGCACGCGGGATCGACTCCATCTCCGACGCGCAGCTGTACGAGAAGGCCGCGCGCGGGCTGCTGGTGCAGATCGGCGATCCGTACGCGGAGCTCTTTTCGCCCGAGCAGCTGGCGCAGTTCTCCCGCGAAACGCTGCGGAACTCGTACGGTGGCGTGGGCATGCAGATCACCACCGTGCGCGACACGGCGCTGGTCACCCGCGTGTTCGAGGGCTCGCCCGCGGCGCGCGGCGGCGTGCGGCCCGGCGACCGGGTGATCGGCGCGGCGGGCGAGAACGTCACCGGACAGCCGGTGGACCAGGTCACCCGGCGGCTGCTGGGCGAGCCGGGCACCACCGTGGCCGTGGACTACCATCGCCCGGGTGTGGGCACCATCCACCACGAGTTCACCCGCGAGCGCATCCGCTATCCCTCCGTCGCCTATGCGGTGATGCTGGAGCCGGGGATCGGGTACGTGCCGCTGGAGGGCTTCAATGACAGCTCGGGCGAAGAGGTGCTGCGCGCGCTGGTGAGCCTGCGGAAGTCCGGCGCCCACGCGTTCGTGCTGGACCTGCGCGGCAACGGTGGCGGCAGCCTGGAGCAGGCCATCCGCATCAGCGACCTGTTCCTGCAGCCGGGGCAGTCCATCCTGCGCGCCGAGTTCCGCAACGCGCCCACGGAGAACGTCCTCGCGCGCACGGAGCCCGTCGTTCCGGATGCGCCGCTGGTGGTGCTGACGGACGAGAACGCCGCGTCGGCGTCGGAGATCGTGGCCGGCGCGCTGCAGGACCACGACCGCGCGGTGATCATCGGCGAGACCACCTTCGGCAAGGGGCTGGTGCAGGACATCTTCCGGCTGGAGGGCGGCTGGGCGCTCAAGCTCACCACCGGCCGCTGGTACACGCCCAGCGGGCGCACCATCCAGCGCCCGCGCCGCATGACGCCGGAAGGGCGGCTGGTGGAGATCCCCACCGACTCCGTGGCCGACCGGCCGGTCTTCCGCTCCGACGCGGGGCGCGTGGTGTACGGCGGCGGCGGTATCACCCCCGACCTGCACGTGGATGCCGACACCCTGTCCGGTGCCGAGCGCGCGCTCGCCGTGGTGCTGGGCGCCCGTGCGAGCGAGTTCAACGCGGCCGTGCAGGAGATGGCCGTAGACCGCGCCCCGGGGCTGGGTGAAGGTTTCCGCGCCACCCCCGAGTGGCGGGCAGACCTGTACCGCCGGCTGGAAAAGCGCGGGGTGAAGGTTCCCCTGCCGGCGTGGAACGCGGGCGCCGCGCTGATCGACCGCGTCATCGAGGACCGCGTCTCCGGCTACGCCTTCGGCGACGCGGCGGCGTTCCGGCGCGGCGTGGCCCGCGACGCGCAGCTGCAGGCGGCGCTGCGCGTTCTGCGCGGCGCGGCCACCCAGACCGAGGCGCTTTCCCGCGTGCCCACCGGCGCGCCCGCCCAGCCCACGGGCACCTGAACCCGTTCATCGACCGATCCCGGGGCGCCCGTCGGCGTCCCGGCCATCCCATCTCCCATCCAGGAGCCGTTTTCGTGATCCGAAACGCCCGTCTTGCCGCGCTCGCCTGCGCGGCCGCCGCCCTCGCCGCGCATCCGGCGCACGCGCAGGAACCCCTGACGCACGCGCCGCGGCCCACCGCCGGCGCCATCTCCGCCCAGGACCTGCGCACGCGCCTGTACGTCTTCGCCGACGACTCCATGATGGGGCGCGAGGCGGGAACGCGCGGCAACGCGATGGGAACCGCCTACATCGCATCCGAGCTGCGCCGCCTGGGCCTGCAGCCCGCGGGGGAGAACGGCGGCTACTTCCAGGACGTGCCGATGGTGCAGCGCGGCCTTGCCCCCGGCGCCACGCTGACAGTGGACGGGCAGAGCTACGCGGTGGGCACCGACTTTCTCGCCGTTCCCCGCTACGGACAGATCCTGCAGTTCGCCCCGGCGTTCAGCGCCAGCGGCGTGCAGGCCGTGTACGGCGGCCGCGTGGGAGACCCGAGCACGATGATCTCGCCCGAGCAGGCGCGCGGAAAGCTGGTGGTGTTCGCCGCGCCCATGGGGCAGAACGGCCAGCCGACGTTCGCGTTCTGGGCCGCCGGCCGCACGTACGCGCAGTACGCCGACGCCGCGGGCGTGGCGTTCGCCACGCTGGACCTCACCGGGCAGGGGCTGCGCGGGTTCCTCTCCAACGAGCGCACCGAGCTGAAGGGCGCGGAGCAGGCCCCGGCGCGCCTTCCCGCGGGGCTGATCATCAGCAACGCGGCGGCGGAGCGCATCCTGGGCGCTCCGTTGGCCAGCCTGCAGGTGGGCGCCGCGGGGAAGACGGTCACCGGGGCGTTCACCTTCTTCGAGCGCCCGACGCCGCACCCCGTGCGCAACGTGATCGCCGTGCTGCCGGGGAGCGACCCGGCCATGCGCGGGCAGTACGTGGCCATCGGCGCGCACCCGGACCACGTGGGCACCGAGCACGACGCGGTGGAGCACGACTCCGTGAAGGTGCTTCACCGCCTGTTCCGCCCCGAGGGCGCGGACCAGCCGGGGATCGACGCCGACACGCTTTCGGCGCCGCAAAAGGCGCGGTTCCGCGCCGCGCTCGACAGCGTGCGCGCCCGGCGTCCGGCGCGGGTGGACAGCATCTACAACGGCGCGGATGACGACGGCTCCGGCAGCATGGGCGTGCTGGAGATCGCCGAGCACTTCGTGTCGCTGCGCCACAAGCCGCGCCGCTCCATCCTGTTCGTCTGGCACAACGCCGAGGAGCTGGGGCTGCTGGGCTCGGAACACTTCGCCGCGCACCCCACGGTACCGCTCGACAGCATCGTGGCGCAGCTGAACATCGACATGATCGGCCGCGGCGCCGCGGGCGACACCGAGGGCGGCGGCCCCGGCTACCTGCAGCTCGTGGGCTCGCGCCGGCTTTCGACGCAGTTGGGCGACCTGGTGGAGTCGGTGAACACGTCGGGCCGGCACGGCTTTGCGTTCGACTACTCGATGGACGCCAACGGCCACCCGCAGAACATCTACTGCCGGTCGGACCATGCCAACTACGCCAAGCACGGCATCCCGGTGACGTTCTTCACCACGGGCGGCCACTCGGACTACCACCAGCTGACGGACGAGCCGCAGTACATCGCGTACGACAAGCTGGCCGCCATCAGCAGCTTCATCGGCGCGGTGGGGCTGGAAATCGCCAACCGCAACGCGCGGCTGGTGGTCGACAAGCCCATCCCGGACCCGAACGCCCCCTGCCGGCAGTAGCCCGGCTGCGGTGAGGTTTAGAGCCGCGGAGGTGCTGACAGGCACCTTCGCGGCTCTCGTCGTCGGGGGAAGTGCGTGAGTGCGGAAGTGAAAACCGCTGTAGAACCACGACGTAGCCAGCGGATGTCATCCCGATGGAGCGGCCAAGCCGACCCTGCCCGTGCACCGATGATGGCAGCGACTGAGGGATCCGCCACACACTTGTCGTAGCGCCTCTGACCCCGCCTCGGCGCGGCATCCGGTTGTGGAGGCGTGCACACGCGACCATCTTCGCACACACGCAGGAGCACAGGCAATCGTCCACCGTCGGTTTGCGGTGCGTCTGCAGGCTATGTGGCGGATCCCTCAGTCGCTGCGGAGTTTGTCGTGGAGGAGAGGTCTCGGGAGGTCGCTCCATCGGGATGACAACGCGCCTCTCCGCCGCTCTCGTTGCTGGTCCGCACTCACGACTCACGCACTCACGCACTTCCCACACAGCAGCCATGGCGCTCATCACCTGCGGCGATTGCCATCAGCAGATCTCGGACGCCGCTCCGGCCTGCATCCACTGCGGCCGCCCGAACCGCCCGCTGAGCACCGGTGTGGCTCCACGGCCGATGGCCGCAGCTGGCGATTCCGGTCGTGCGGGGGCGCATCGCCAGAAGCAGCCGACAAAGCGGTCTGCATGGCTCCGCAACGGCGCCATCGCAGTCGTGATCCTCATCGTGTTGCTCTGGATCGCCTTTGGGGAGTTGTCCGAAGGGGTGGAGAGCCTCCTGCGGGGACTCGCCACCTTGGCCGTGGGTCTCGCCGTCATCCTCAGCGACGACGGCAAGCCGGCCGCCCCCGCCAACAGGCGCTCTCGCAAAGCATGGGGCGATCATTTCGCGGCTCAGCATCGACAGGAGGAATTTCATGGAAGTCTTGTCGTCGGTGGAGTTCTCATCGCGCTCGGGATCCTGAACCTCGTCCTTGCGGGACTGGACGCCGCAGGCTGAACGGCGCGCGACGGTCGCGATGGCATCCGATGAGGAATCCGCCACACAGCCCGGGCGCGCCACACGCGTCCTCCTCACACGAGAGCAAGCCAGTCCGCGAAGGCGGACTTCGTGTGGTTGTTGCAGCGAATTCATTCGCCCGAGGCAGCTCGTCCGATTGTTGCCGCGCGGGGGGACGATTACGTTACGGCGGATGCGGACGATCCGTCCGGCGCCTGGAATCCATCGAACCTCCGATCCATCCGATGCAACGACGCACCCTGTTCTCCGCCGCGGCGCTGGGGCTGCTGGCCGCCACCGCCGCCAGCGCGCAGGCACCGCGGATCACTCCCGCCGAAATCGACGGGCACCTGCGCTTCCTGTCGTCGGACCTGCTGGAGGGCCGCGCCCCCGCCACCCGCGGCGGCCGCCTGACCGCCGAGTACATCGCCAGCCAGCTGCGCGAAAGCGGCGTGCAGCCGGGGGTGAATGGCAGCTACTTTCAGCGCGTGCCCATCGACATCGTGGGCGCCGTGCCCAGCAGCATCCGCGTGTCGGCCGGCGGCAAGGCGAGCGGCACCCTGCGCTACCCCGAGGACGTGGTCGTCTGGGGCGGCTCGGCTTCCGAGAACAGCGCCGCCAACGCCGAGATCGTGTTCGTGGGATACGGCTCCACCGCGCCGGAGTACCGCTGGAACGACTTTCAGGGCGTGGACGTGCGCGGCAAGATCCTGATGGTGCTGGTGAACGATCCGCCCGCCAGCGCGGGTGAGCCCGAGCTGTTCGGCGGGCGCGCGATGACCTACTACGGCCGCTGGACGTACAAGTTCGAGGAAGCCGAGCGGCAAGGCGCCGCGGGGATGCTGATCGTGCACACCACGGAAGCCGCGGGCTACCCCTGGCACACCGTGGTGGGCTCGTGGGCCAAGGAGCAGCGCATGCTGCCGCGCGACCCCAACCTGCCGGCGCCGCTGGCCTTCCGCGGATGGGTCACCGACAGCGCCGCCACCGGGCTGCTCCGGCAGGCCGGGCTGAACCTGGCCGACCTGCGCCGCCGCGCCGAGTCGCGCAGCTTCCGCCCCGTGCGGACGGGCATCACCATGGACGTGGCGTTCCGCAACACTGTGCAGCACCTGGAATCGGAGAACGTCGTGGGGGTGGTGCGCGGCAGCGACGCCCAGCTGCGCGACCAGCACGTGGCGTTCAGCGCCCACTGGGACCACCTGGGCATCGGCCCGGCGGTGAACGGCGACTCCATCTACAACGGCTCGCTCGACAACGCGTCGGGCGTCGCCGACATCCTGGCCATCGCCCGCTATGCCGCGCAGAGCCCCGCGCCCAAGCGGTCGCTGCTGTTCGTCTTCGTCACGGCCGAAGAGTCGGGGCTGCTGGGCTCGGAGTTCTTCGCCCGCAACCCTACGGTGCCCCTCGCCAGCATCGTCGCCAACCTGAACGTCGACGGCGGCAACCTGCTGGGCCGCTCCACCGACTTCCGCGTGCTGGGTGAGAACAAGAGCACACTGGGGCCGGGCTTCGCACGCTTCGTGGCGGGGCAGGGATGGCGCACCGCGCCAGACGAGCACCCGGAGCGCGGCTACTTCTACCGCTCCGACCACTTCTCCTTCGCCAAGGCGGGCATTCCCGCCATCTCCATCGCCGCGGGGACGGAGTACGAGGGCCGGCCGGCGGGGTGGGGAACGCAGCAGCAGGAGGCGTACACGGCGCGCTGCTATCACCAGCCCTGCGACGAGTACCGCGCCGACTTCGACCTCACGGGCGCGGTGCAGCTCTCCGAAGCGGTGCTGAGCTACGCCATGCAGATCGCCAACGGCAGCGAGATGCCGGCGTGGAGCCCGGGCGCGGAGTTCCGGCGTCCTTCCCGGTAGTCGAAAGTACGGAAGTTCGGGGTACGAGGGACGGCAGTGCTTCCGCGGGTGGAAGCGCTGCCGCGGTCCAATGAGCTACGGGAGATGTGGATGAGAGGGATGCGATGGATTCTGCTCGTGGCGGGGCTTCTGCTGGCGCCGATGGAACTGGCGGCGCAGGAGACGCCTGAGGCGGTCGTGCAGCGCTATTTCGACACGTTCAAGAGCGGCGACTTCGCCGCGAACGCCGCGATGATGGACCCCGCCGCGCTGACCGAGCTGAAGACGGCAATGGTGGGCGTCGCCGACGCCACCGGGGTGTCCGCGGACGAAACGCAGGCCCACCTCCGCGAGACGTTCGGCGTGCAGAACACCGCGGAGCTTCGCGCGCTGGAGTCGGCGGTGCTGTACGAGCGGATGCTGCGGTCCGTGCTGGGGCAGGGCGAGATGCGCGAGGTCCTGTCGGCCGCGCGCGTGAACGCGCTGGGCCACGTGCTGGAGGGCGACACCGCCCACGTGGTCTACCGCATGAGCATGGAAGTGATGGGGAACAAGATCGACCAGGTGCAGGTGGCGCCCGTGCGGCGGGTGGACGGGCAGTGGCGGGTACTGCTTACTGGCAGCTTCGCGGCGATGATCAACGCCATGCCGGCCGCCGGAATCGAGCCCTGATGGTGGCGCAGCCGCTTCACGAGGCCGAACTGGCCGGGGGCACCACCGGCGAGCTGGCCGAGCTCGCCGTGCAGGCCGTGGAGACGGCCGCGCTCGACATGGGCCTCAACCCGCTTCTGTTCGCGCGCGAGCTGGCGCAGGGCGAAATCGGGCTGCTGGTGTCGTACCTTCGCGCGGCCGCCGCGCACGTGGACGACCTGGACCTGCGCGACCGCATCGACCGGCTGCTTCACCGGCTGACGGAGTGGACGCAGGACGCGGAGTAGCACGGGGCCGAATCAATGTCACGGCGCCACATTGCACGTCGGTGTCGGAAAAAGAAGAGGCGGGACGAGCAGCCGCTCGTCCCGCCTTCCTTTCATTCCGCCGCCGCCCGCTCCGATTTCTTCTTTTCTAGCGCCCGTGCGTATTTCCGGAAGCCGTCCACCACGTCGTCCGCGTACGCGAACATGTTGCCGACGGCCACCTCGGCTTCCTTGGGCAGCGCCATCTCCAGCAGCTCGATGGCGCGGCGGATGGCCTTGGCGCGTGCGTGGCTGGCGCCCTGCTCGGCCCGGATCCGGCGCTGCCGCTTCCGCGGAACGGCGCCGCCCTCGAGGACGGCGCGCCCGCTTTCCGTGACCATCACGCGGCCGTTGTGCTCTTCGATGCAGTCGCGCGACTTGAGCGCGCGCACGATGCGTCCGTCCAGGTCCGCCGTTGAAACGGGGCTGGCCTGTCGGTGCAGGTAGCGAAGAAGATCGACCTGTTTGTCGTTCAATGCTTGGGACATGGCAGAAGAATGTTGCGCCCAATGGAAAAACGCAAGCCCCGGGTGCAAAATCGCGCCTGTACGCTCGCTTTTCGCCATTCGATTTACTCCGTTGTGTAACAGGAATCCCCATCAACATGCACCAGCGCGCGCGTCCAAGAAATCCGATATACGGAAAAACGCGGCCCGGGAAACGTCTCCCGGGCCGCGTTCACCCGCTGGTACCGCCGTACTCCGCACCTCGTACCAGGTGGTTCAGCCTCCGCGCATTTCCGCCGGATCGATTCCCTCCCGCACGCACCACTCGCGGTAGACGGAGGGAAGGATTTCGGAGGGCTTGATCTCGCTGCGTCCGCCCCAGAAGACGTTGGTGTAGCCCAGCGGGATGCCCGCTTCTTCCAGGTGCCGGTCGATGGCGGCCTTGTGGGCGAGCACCAGCTCTTTTTCCGTCCCGTGCGCCACGCCCATCACGTTCACGTCGCCGAAATCGGGGCCGCCCTCGCGCCAGTAGGCGTGGGTCATCACGTAGTGCCGGCCCACCTCGCGTCCGGCGTCCATCTCGCGCCCCGGCGGCACCTTCCAGTGGAACAGGGCGTTGTACCGCGTCACCCGCGTTCCCGCGGCGGAGGGTTTCACGTGCTCCAGGAACGTACTGAACCGGCCGACCACGCCGCGCTCGTTCAGCCCGCGGGCGACCTCCAGGAACGTCTCCAGCGGCACCCCGGCCTCCGCGGCGCGCGGGGCCCACGGATCGGCCGAGATCTCGTCGACGGCGAACTCGCGCTTCAGCGGCCCCAGCACCTGCCACTCCAGCTCCGAAAGCTCCACCATGGCCGTATTCTGCACGGCGCCGGGCTCGTCGCTGCGCGCGCCGGGCTCCATGCCGCGGCGGCGGACGTGGCCTACGCCCAGGGTGAAGAGCGCCCTGGCCGGAAGCAGCTTGTACGCTTCGGCGCC is part of the Longimicrobium sp. genome and encodes:
- a CDS encoding S41 family peptidase; its protein translation is MKTRMPRASAADQRRRSSLRRSLAAALLLPALAGGFALQALGGRPGEQVFHEVISALSARGIDSISDAQLYEKAARGLLVQIGDPYAELFSPEQLAQFSRETLRNSYGGVGMQITTVRDTALVTRVFEGSPAARGGVRPGDRVIGAAGENVTGQPVDQVTRRLLGEPGTTVAVDYHRPGVGTIHHEFTRERIRYPSVAYAVMLEPGIGYVPLEGFNDSSGEEVLRALVSLRKSGAHAFVLDLRGNGGGSLEQAIRISDLFLQPGQSILRAEFRNAPTENVLARTEPVVPDAPLVVLTDENAASASEIVAGALQDHDRAVIIGETTFGKGLVQDIFRLEGGWALKLTTGRWYTPSGRTIQRPRRMTPEGRLVEIPTDSVADRPVFRSDAGRVVYGGGGITPDLHVDADTLSGAERALAVVLGARASEFNAAVQEMAVDRAPGLGEGFRATPEWRADLYRRLEKRGVKVPLPAWNAGAALIDRVIEDRVSGYAFGDAAAFRRGVARDAQLQAALRVLRGAATQTEALSRVPTGAPAQPTGT
- a CDS encoding M28 family metallopeptidase, translated to MIRNARLAALACAAAALAAHPAHAQEPLTHAPRPTAGAISAQDLRTRLYVFADDSMMGREAGTRGNAMGTAYIASELRRLGLQPAGENGGYFQDVPMVQRGLAPGATLTVDGQSYAVGTDFLAVPRYGQILQFAPAFSASGVQAVYGGRVGDPSTMISPEQARGKLVVFAAPMGQNGQPTFAFWAAGRTYAQYADAAGVAFATLDLTGQGLRGFLSNERTELKGAEQAPARLPAGLIISNAAAERILGAPLASLQVGAAGKTVTGAFTFFERPTPHPVRNVIAVLPGSDPAMRGQYVAIGAHPDHVGTEHDAVEHDSVKVLHRLFRPEGADQPGIDADTLSAPQKARFRAALDSVRARRPARVDSIYNGADDDGSGSMGVLEIAEHFVSLRHKPRRSILFVWHNAEELGLLGSEHFAAHPTVPLDSIVAQLNIDMIGRGAAGDTEGGGPGYLQLVGSRRLSTQLGDLVESVNTSGRHGFAFDYSMDANGHPQNIYCRSDHANYAKHGIPVTFFTTGGHSDYHQLTDEPQYIAYDKLAAISSFIGAVGLEIANRNARLVVDKPIPDPNAPCRQ
- a CDS encoding M28 family peptidase, with protein sequence MQRRTLFSAAALGLLAATAASAQAPRITPAEIDGHLRFLSSDLLEGRAPATRGGRLTAEYIASQLRESGVQPGVNGSYFQRVPIDIVGAVPSSIRVSAGGKASGTLRYPEDVVVWGGSASENSAANAEIVFVGYGSTAPEYRWNDFQGVDVRGKILMVLVNDPPASAGEPELFGGRAMTYYGRWTYKFEEAERQGAAGMLIVHTTEAAGYPWHTVVGSWAKEQRMLPRDPNLPAPLAFRGWVTDSAATGLLRQAGLNLADLRRRAESRSFRPVRTGITMDVAFRNTVQHLESENVVGVVRGSDAQLRDQHVAFSAHWDHLGIGPAVNGDSIYNGSLDNASGVADILAIARYAAQSPAPKRSLLFVFVTAEESGLLGSEFFARNPTVPLASIVANLNVDGGNLLGRSTDFRVLGENKSTLGPGFARFVAGQGWRTAPDEHPERGYFYRSDHFSFAKAGIPAISIAAGTEYEGRPAGWGTQQQEAYTARCYHQPCDEYRADFDLTGAVQLSEAVLSYAMQIANGSEMPAWSPGAEFRRPSR